From Selenomonas ruminantium AC2024, a single genomic window includes:
- the ldhH gene encoding L-lactate dehydrogenase (quinone) large subunit LdhH, translating into MAVKEKRNIRKEIHTKLDDNVMQGALAKFTSEYPLARLKAYANVDSIDDLRDDLRTMKRWAVDHIDALADEFQHSVEERGGKVFRAATGDDVKKILLQICEENGVQRIVKSKSMATEEIKLNGALEEAGLHVRETDLGEWMLSVAGQKPSHMVMPAIHLNKEQCAGFFEQELHEEVPSDISYMIHTARRVLREEFLNADLGITGANFGIAENGAIGLVTNEGNARLVTTTPKIHVVLIGYEKLIPKIKDAAKILRLLPRNGTCQRMTSYMTMVSGPTPIIYKKDGKWVEENRKQYVILLDNGRLAAAKDPKMKQVYQCVRCASCLNVCPIWRMVGGHVYGHIYSGGIGAILTGLLGNMEAFSKFSDLCIGCRQCTTICPGEIPIPDLIDELRARYVKKYGLSMPEKTAFQHILTHRKVFHSLLRIGSVAQKPVQSGKFIRHLPLFFSGMTDGRSLPAIAAKPLRDRTEDLCKHNPKNPVMTAAFFSGCNMDFVFPDTGESVVKVLQDLNIAVSYPQEQTCCGKPVLGMGDRETGKVIAKQNIEALEATGADVIISACPTCAETLERTYKELFKDDPEWRDRAAALAGKVREFTSFVAEQYKAQGRTLPKNERGSRITYHDSCHMRRGLGVWEQPRELIKMTGADFVEMKDSDRCCGMAGAFGVKYSEISKPILHDKLENIANTGADTVAVACPACMMQIGGGLNQQNPRVKVKHVADILAECIAER; encoded by the coding sequence ATGGCCGTAAAGGAAAAACGCAATATCCGCAAGGAAATCCATACGAAACTTGATGATAATGTCATGCAGGGGGCATTGGCCAAGTTTACCTCTGAGTATCCGCTGGCCCGTCTCAAAGCCTATGCCAATGTGGACAGCATTGACGATTTGCGGGACGATTTGCGCACCATGAAGCGCTGGGCCGTTGACCACATCGATGCGCTGGCTGATGAATTCCAACATTCCGTAGAGGAGCGGGGCGGCAAGGTGTTCCGGGCTGCCACTGGTGATGATGTGAAGAAGATTCTCCTGCAGATTTGTGAGGAAAACGGCGTACAACGCATCGTTAAATCCAAGTCCATGGCCACGGAAGAAATCAAACTTAACGGCGCTTTGGAAGAAGCTGGCCTGCATGTAAGAGAAACAGATTTGGGCGAGTGGATGCTCTCGGTAGCTGGCCAGAAGCCTTCGCATATGGTTATGCCGGCGATTCATCTCAACAAGGAACAGTGCGCTGGTTTCTTTGAACAGGAATTGCACGAGGAAGTGCCCAGCGATATTTCCTATATGATTCATACGGCTCGCCGTGTTCTGCGGGAAGAATTCCTGAATGCAGATTTGGGTATCACGGGCGCGAACTTCGGCATTGCAGAAAATGGCGCGATTGGCCTTGTGACCAATGAGGGGAATGCTCGCCTGGTTACGACCACGCCGAAGATTCACGTGGTGCTTATCGGTTATGAAAAACTGATTCCAAAAATCAAAGATGCTGCCAAAATCCTGCGCCTGCTGCCCCGCAACGGCACCTGCCAGCGCATGACCAGCTATATGACTATGGTTTCCGGGCCGACCCCCATCATCTACAAGAAGGACGGGAAATGGGTGGAGGAAAACCGCAAACAGTATGTAATTCTTCTGGATAACGGCCGTCTGGCTGCGGCCAAAGACCCCAAGATGAAACAGGTTTATCAGTGCGTGCGCTGTGCTTCCTGCCTCAATGTCTGCCCTATCTGGCGCATGGTTGGCGGCCATGTCTATGGCCATATCTATTCCGGTGGAATTGGCGCTATCCTGACGGGCCTGTTGGGCAATATGGAGGCTTTCTCCAAGTTCAGTGACCTTTGCATTGGCTGCCGTCAGTGCACCACCATCTGCCCGGGTGAAATTCCCATTCCTGACCTCATTGACGAACTGCGGGCCCGCTATGTGAAGAAATACGGCCTTTCCATGCCGGAAAAAACCGCCTTCCAACATATACTTACACATCGCAAGGTATTCCATTCGCTTCTGCGCATTGGTTCCGTGGCGCAGAAACCGGTGCAGTCCGGCAAGTTTATCCGCCATCTGCCGCTGTTCTTCTCCGGAATGACCGATGGCAGAAGCCTGCCTGCTATTGCCGCCAAGCCTTTGCGTGACCGCACGGAGGATTTGTGCAAGCACAATCCGAAGAATCCCGTTATGACGGCGGCCTTCTTCAGCGGCTGCAATATGGACTTTGTATTCCCCGATACCGGCGAATCTGTGGTAAAGGTATTGCAGGATTTGAATATTGCTGTTAGCTATCCGCAGGAACAGACCTGCTGCGGCAAGCCGGTCTTGGGTATGGGCGACCGGGAGACGGGCAAGGTCATTGCCAAGCAGAATATTGAAGCCTTGGAAGCCACGGGAGCCGATGTGATTATCAGCGCCTGCCCCACCTGCGCCGAAACTCTGGAGCGCACCTACAAGGAACTCTTTAAGGATGACCCCGAGTGGCGGGATAGAGCCGCAGCCTTGGCCGGAAAAGTGCGGGAGTTCACCAGCTTTGTGGCTGAGCAGTATAAGGCGCAGGGGCGTACACTTCCCAAGAACGAAAGAGGCAGCCGTATCACCTACCACGATTCCTGCCATATGCGCCGCGGCTTAGGCGTTTGGGAACAGCCCCGGGAACTCATCAAAATGACCGGCGCGGACTTCGTGGAGATGAAAGACAGCGACCGTTGCTGCGGCATGGCTGGTGCCTTCGGTGTCAAGTACAGTGAAATCTCCAAGCCTATCCTCCATGATAAACTGGAGAATATCGCAAACACTGGAGCCGATACTGTAGCCGTAGCTTGCCCGGCCTGCATGATGCAGATAGGCGGCGGCCTCAACCAGCAAAATCCGCGGGTTAAGGTAAAACATGTGGCCGATATTCTGGCGGAGTGTATTGCGGAACGGTAA
- a CDS encoding M48 family metallopeptidase, with translation MIQGKKIRQKKWQKKVAAALLAAGMFSFLPAGLPTAQAFGWGNVVGSIIGASIQADALRSNFLSAGDNPTVQNAHHDLATRHATANRPVDARAVKMTDEIMKQMIERGDYVLRNNSLPFRWQVVPNNTFNASCYFSNFIIVHDGFVEKCGYNRDMVAAVLGHEMTHGFNQHIANSAAKSTWANALSGMANSALSASNFGVGVGLTGLSDATLRFLTVKNINVADEKDADRNGFYVMASAGFNPGGAAAAMARMSYYTEHRSQVADFFNPSDHPDTRKRLKDMAELLHKYGIGHTEVKNVNDVYFDKELLLTAEPEGLQDAEEMAYLISGGIAKGFHDNRFYASWNFKTNADGTVDFLNNDPAYQPLKNALKVEKGLGQRFQALVERAYNNDVKNNAREEYLQDEMDRKQRNRELRQEQAARKHDSNDKAINGQTYLKMGLTNLAEQEFKRSSKLDNTNPSAKSGMATVLGKQGKFDEALKMANEAIAMNPELGSSYVARAIIYKDMGKLDSALNDCNTALQSPQSNTYAYKLAGDIFHLQGAEDSALMEYQAYHDSRPAAKDIPAAYAARLN, from the coding sequence ATGATTCAGGGAAAGAAAATCAGACAGAAAAAATGGCAGAAGAAAGTTGCGGCAGCCTTGCTGGCAGCAGGGATGTTCAGCTTCTTGCCGGCTGGTCTGCCGACGGCGCAGGCTTTTGGCTGGGGGAATGTGGTCGGCAGTATAATCGGTGCCTCGATACAGGCAGATGCGCTGCGCTCGAATTTTCTTAGCGCTGGTGATAACCCAACGGTACAGAATGCCCATCATGATTTAGCGACGCGTCATGCCACGGCCAACCGTCCGGTTGATGCACGGGCTGTGAAGATGACGGATGAAATTATGAAGCAGATGATTGAACGTGGCGATTATGTGCTGCGCAACAATTCCCTGCCGTTTCGTTGGCAGGTTGTGCCCAACAACACGTTTAACGCCTCCTGTTATTTTTCCAATTTTATCATCGTCCATGATGGTTTCGTAGAAAAATGCGGCTATAACCGGGATATGGTTGCCGCTGTGTTAGGCCATGAAATGACGCATGGCTTCAATCAGCATATTGCCAATAGCGCCGCAAAAAGCACTTGGGCGAATGCGCTCTCCGGCATGGCCAACAGTGCCCTGAGTGCATCGAACTTCGGTGTAGGCGTGGGGCTTACGGGACTGTCGGATGCGACCCTCCGCTTTCTGACGGTGAAAAACATCAATGTCGCCGATGAAAAAGATGCCGACCGCAATGGCTTCTATGTCATGGCCTCGGCTGGTTTCAACCCGGGCGGTGCGGCAGCAGCTATGGCACGCATGAGCTATTATACGGAACACCGCAGCCAGGTGGCAGATTTCTTCAATCCCAGCGATCATCCGGATACACGCAAGCGCCTGAAGGACATGGCTGAACTGCTGCACAAATATGGTATCGGCCATACGGAAGTCAAGAATGTCAACGATGTATACTTTGACAAGGAATTGTTGCTGACTGCTGAACCGGAAGGGCTGCAGGATGCTGAGGAAATGGCTTATCTGATTTCCGGCGGCATTGCCAAGGGCTTCCATGATAACCGCTTCTATGCTTCGTGGAATTTTAAGACCAATGCAGATGGCACTGTGGATTTCCTCAACAATGACCCCGCCTATCAGCCGCTCAAGAATGCACTGAAGGTTGAAAAAGGTCTGGGGCAGCGCTTCCAGGCATTAGTAGAACGTGCCTATAACAATGATGTAAAGAATAATGCACGCGAAGAATATTTGCAGGACGAAATGGATCGCAAACAGCGGAACCGTGAACTGCGTCAGGAGCAGGCTGCCCGCAAGCATGATTCCAACGATAAGGCCATAAACGGTCAGACGTATCTGAAAATGGGCCTGACCAATTTGGCCGAGCAGGAATTTAAGCGTTCCTCCAAGCTGGATAATACCAATCCGTCTGCAAAGAGCGGTATGGCAACGGTGCTGGGTAAGCAGGGGAAATTTGACGAGGCCTTAAAGATGGCAAATGAAGCCATTGCGATGAATCCGGAACTAGGTTCCAGCTACGTTGCCCGGGCAATTATCTACAAGGATATGGGCAAGTTGGACAGTGCCTTAAATGATTGCAATACGGCTTTGCAGTCGCCGCAATCCAATACTTATGCCTACAAGCTGGCCGGTGATATATTCCATCTGCAGGGTGCTGAAGACAGTGCACTGATGGAATATCAGGCTTACCATGATTCCAGACCGGCAGCCAAAGATATTCCAGCAGCTTATGCGGCACGCCTGAACTGA
- a CDS encoding LutC/YkgG family protein — MEKVCADWPAKAFDEQLVSGKYWDEFAENTKAAATELVHAGTWQEAEQLLQELVDDMEAKEILAVGGEENPRLGMMYKHLEGHGRVVYTDKFAIAEHAPQADLGISTAEFGVGESGSVCVDTASYESRVTGMLPPTHIVFLQADHMVKNIDTAFRVISKVYKKGYMGFITGPSRTADIERVLSLGVHGPGRFIVIAVDEPAQGRA; from the coding sequence ATGGAAAAAGTATGTGCAGATTGGCCGGCAAAAGCATTTGATGAGCAGCTGGTCAGTGGTAAATACTGGGACGAATTCGCCGAAAACACAAAAGCGGCGGCTACGGAGCTAGTTCATGCCGGCACCTGGCAGGAAGCGGAGCAGTTGCTGCAGGAATTGGTGGATGACATGGAAGCTAAGGAGATTTTGGCTGTTGGCGGCGAGGAAAATCCACGTTTAGGTATGATGTATAAACATTTGGAAGGTCATGGCCGAGTGGTTTATACGGATAAGTTTGCGATAGCCGAGCATGCACCGCAGGCGGATTTGGGCATTTCCACGGCAGAATTCGGCGTAGGGGAGAGTGGCAGCGTCTGTGTGGATACAGCCTCCTACGAGTCCCGCGTTACCGGCATGCTTCCCCCGACACATATTGTTTTTCTGCAGGCTGACCACATGGTCAAGAATATCGACACGGCTTTTCGCGTGATTTCCAAGGTGTACAAGAAGGGCTATATGGGTTTTATCACCGGCCCGAGCCGTACCGCCGACATTGAACGCGTATTGAGTCTCGGGGTTCACGGCCCCGGCCGCTTTATCGTAATTGCCGTTGATGAACCAGCACAAGGGAGGGCTTGA
- the lonC gene encoding Lon family ATP-dependent protease, translating to MKFLDYIRNLFTKKQEQALPAPASRSATPLDRQIEALYAILVDVMGTEKLVIQAGKMKALDLMRSADPCERVLALQRILGEDPLINPAPKPEQVPAIMDALSERVADIVARRNVEDSIEKKVNEKLEKDHADYVNDIRQQVIKDEKGGNESPQDKEKREKLEKLETIKLTQSIMELLRPQDFSEIVGQERAVKSLMAKLSSPYPQHLLLYGPPGVGKTTAARLVLEAAKKKAVSPFGEEAPFVETDGTTLRWDPRDITNPLLGSVHDPIYQGAQKTLADSGIPEPKPGLVTDAHGGILFIDEIGEMDEMLQNKLLKVLEDKRAYFESAYYDPTDKKVPPYIKKLFEEGAPADFVLIGATTRDAGHINPALRSRCAEIYFEPLTPKHIQQIVRNAAEKLKVTVSDEVTALISEYTIEGRKAINILADAYSLALERRGVGDEFKVEDLGTENGPQVEITKADIYEVTQVSRLTPYVTKKASDNALQGHIFGLGVAGFLGSAIEIEAVAFPAKEKGKGTVRFNETAGSMAKDSVFNAASVMRQLTGKDLHDYDVHINVIGGGNIDGPSAGTAILAVITSAVTGRKIRQDVAVTGEISLAGRVRPVGGVFEKAYGAKQAGIKTLVIPKENSKDIPQEHLGLDIHPVDTAEEAFKYIFAPEMEKEEE from the coding sequence ATGAAATTTCTGGATTATATTCGCAATCTATTTACGAAAAAACAGGAGCAGGCATTGCCTGCTCCTGCTTCACGCAGTGCTACCCCGCTGGACCGGCAGATTGAGGCCCTTTACGCCATTTTGGTAGACGTTATGGGCACGGAAAAACTGGTGATTCAGGCCGGGAAGATGAAGGCACTGGACCTCATGCGCTCCGCAGACCCCTGTGAACGGGTACTGGCCCTGCAGCGCATCTTAGGGGAAGACCCGCTGATTAATCCTGCGCCCAAGCCAGAACAGGTGCCCGCCATTATGGATGCCCTGTCCGAGCGGGTGGCGGACATTGTGGCCCGCCGCAATGTGGAAGACAGCATTGAGAAGAAGGTCAATGAAAAACTCGAAAAAGATCACGCCGATTATGTGAACGATATCCGCCAACAGGTCATAAAGGACGAAAAAGGCGGCAATGAAAGTCCGCAGGACAAGGAAAAGCGGGAGAAACTGGAAAAGCTGGAAACGATTAAGCTGACCCAGTCCATTATGGAACTTCTGCGCCCGCAGGATTTCTCGGAAATTGTCGGTCAGGAGCGGGCGGTTAAGTCGCTGATGGCTAAACTCAGCTCCCCTTATCCCCAGCATCTGCTGCTTTACGGCCCTCCCGGCGTGGGCAAGACTACAGCAGCACGATTGGTGCTGGAAGCGGCTAAGAAAAAGGCCGTATCACCTTTCGGCGAGGAAGCGCCCTTTGTGGAGACGGACGGCACAACCTTGCGTTGGGACCCGCGGGATATTACGAATCCTTTGTTGGGTTCCGTTCATGACCCCATCTATCAAGGCGCGCAGAAGACGCTGGCGGACAGCGGCATTCCCGAACCGAAGCCGGGCCTTGTTACAGACGCCCACGGCGGCATCTTGTTTATCGATGAAATCGGTGAAATGGATGAAATGCTGCAGAACAAACTGCTAAAGGTGCTTGAAGACAAGCGGGCCTATTTCGAGTCGGCTTACTATGACCCCACAGATAAGAAGGTGCCGCCCTATATCAAGAAGCTCTTTGAGGAAGGGGCACCGGCAGATTTTGTGCTGATTGGCGCCACCACCCGGGATGCAGGCCATATCAATCCGGCGCTGCGCTCCCGCTGTGCGGAAATCTACTTCGAACCGCTGACGCCGAAGCACATTCAGCAGATTGTGCGCAATGCGGCAGAAAAGCTCAAGGTTACGGTCAGTGATGAAGTGACGGCCTTAATCAGCGAGTACACCATCGAGGGCCGCAAGGCCATCAACATCCTGGCTGACGCTTACAGTCTGGCCTTGGAACGCCGCGGCGTTGGGGACGAGTTCAAGGTGGAGGATTTGGGCACGGAAAATGGCCCGCAGGTAGAAATCACCAAGGCGGACATCTACGAGGTGACTCAGGTCAGCCGTTTGACACCATACGTCACCAAGAAGGCTTCGGATAATGCCCTCCAGGGCCATATCTTCGGCCTGGGGGTAGCAGGCTTCTTAGGCTCGGCCATCGAGATTGAAGCAGTGGCTTTTCCGGCCAAGGAAAAGGGCAAGGGCACGGTGCGCTTCAATGAAACCGCCGGTTCCATGGCCAAGGATTCCGTGTTCAATGCAGCTTCGGTGATGCGTCAGCTCACCGGCAAGGATTTGCATGATTATGATGTGCATATCAATGTGATTGGTGGCGGCAATATTGACGGCCCCAGCGCAGGTACGGCAATACTGGCGGTTATCACCAGTGCCGTAACCGGCCGCAAAATCCGTCAGGATGTGGCGGTAACCGGCGAAATTTCTTTGGCAGGCCGGGTGCGCCCGGTTGGCGGCGTCTTTGAAAAGGCTTATGGGGCCAAACAGGCGGGAATTAAAACCCTGGTAATCCCCAAGGAAAACAGCAAGGATATTCCGCAGGAGCATTTGGGACTGGACATTCATCCTGTGGATACTGCGGAAGAAGCCTTTAAGTATATCTTTGCGCCGGAAATGGAGAAGGAAGAGGAGTAA
- the rplI gene encoding 50S ribosomal protein L9: protein MKVILQQDVKKLGKKGEIVEVSEGYGRNFLLPRKAAVLANAENMNVAKAQAGSKARKEAMATDEAKLMAAQLEKVSVTIPVKIGENGKLFGSVTGKDVADALKKEKIDIDRRKITIKGDVTGVGEYEAVIKVHPSITSTIKVNVVAG from the coding sequence ATGAAAGTGATTCTGCAGCAGGACGTTAAAAAATTAGGCAAGAAAGGCGAAATCGTGGAAGTATCGGAAGGCTACGGCCGCAACTTCCTCCTGCCCCGCAAGGCAGCCGTGCTCGCCAATGCTGAGAATATGAATGTGGCCAAGGCACAGGCCGGTTCCAAGGCCCGCAAGGAAGCCATGGCTACGGATGAAGCAAAACTGATGGCAGCCCAGCTCGAAAAGGTTTCTGTGACCATCCCGGTGAAAATCGGCGAAAACGGCAAGCTGTTCGGCTCTGTTACGGGCAAGGATGTAGCCGATGCTTTGAAAAAGGAAAAGATTGATATTGACCGCCGGAAAATCACCATCAAGGGTGATGTAACGGGCGTTGGTGAATACGAAGCCGTCATCAAGGTGCATCCTTCGATTACCAGCACCATCAAGGTCAATGTAGTGGCAGGTTGA
- a CDS encoding YybS family protein encodes MNQHRMTPLTESGLLTALSVVLALMAVYLPFIGFLLVLFWPLPLIVLVVRHGLRWGLMAAVAAGVLMGLLLEPLLSLRLMIAYAPAGLLLGWAFAKGLSGVKAFLLTIAAAIAGQAASVGLLLLVTDVNPLTMQVDLLQSSFDTSLQLYEGMGMSEDTLAKTRAEIEQGLQMLTYLFPLVFIIIGLLYGGVAYVTGGKILKRLGHNVPQFPPVHEWRLPQAFLYLFGFALVGLYWGGTRQIMWLYQISLNANALAIMAGLLQGLVLMHCLFRHFRVSLFLRIVFYVFIVMNPFLAQVVAMTGLIDMIFDYRQRFSARNQK; translated from the coding sequence ATGAATCAACATAGAATGACACCGTTGACGGAGAGCGGGCTCTTGACGGCACTCAGTGTGGTGCTGGCGTTAATGGCGGTTTACCTGCCCTTTATCGGCTTTTTACTGGTTCTGTTCTGGCCGCTTCCTCTGATTGTTCTGGTGGTGCGTCATGGACTGCGCTGGGGGCTGATGGCGGCAGTAGCGGCGGGTGTATTGATGGGACTGCTTTTGGAACCGTTACTGTCCCTGCGGCTGATGATTGCGTATGCTCCGGCTGGACTGCTTCTTGGCTGGGCCTTTGCCAAAGGCTTGTCCGGTGTGAAGGCTTTTCTGCTGACGATTGCAGCAGCGATTGCCGGGCAGGCAGCGTCTGTTGGACTGCTGCTTCTGGTTACGGATGTGAATCCGCTGACCATGCAGGTGGATCTTTTGCAATCTTCCTTTGACACATCTTTGCAGCTCTACGAAGGGATGGGCATGAGTGAGGATACTCTGGCCAAGACCCGGGCGGAAATTGAGCAGGGGTTGCAGATGCTGACGTATCTTTTCCCTCTGGTATTTATTATTATAGGGCTGTTGTATGGCGGCGTGGCCTATGTGACGGGTGGAAAAATCCTGAAACGGCTGGGCCATAATGTGCCGCAGTTCCCGCCTGTACACGAGTGGCGTTTGCCGCAGGCGTTCCTGTATCTCTTTGGCTTTGCGCTGGTGGGGCTCTACTGGGGCGGCACCAGGCAGATTATGTGGCTCTATCAGATTTCCCTGAATGCCAATGCATTGGCTATTATGGCCGGACTTTTGCAGGGGCTGGTGCTGATGCACTGCCTGTTCCGTCATTTCAGGGTGAGTCTTTTTTTGAGGATTGTCTTTTATGTGTTTATTGTGATGAATCCCTTTTTGGCCCAGGTGGTGGCCATGACGGGGCTTATCGATATGATTTTTGACTACCGGCAGCGTTTTTCTGCCCGCAATCAGAAATGA
- a CDS encoding DHH family phosphoesterase, which produces MPRNLSAWIDLSIHLLIMLVLIGVLSYYNFYIAAIAGVVWLALASFARERCADRSRRFERYCRNVVRNINEMLNYAVDELPQAIMIVNEEGRLQWCNDRITAYLGEKPEQDTDVKDIWPGIIIAPVWGQEGEYVFAHEDRYYHVFYHPVKMAPRQEPLMTLYIQDVTSHEQLKSTYQQSRTVLVYIQIDNYDEVMQGQTEAERTSLLLAVNQTIDKWMKNLGGFMRRVSEDLYVVILTREGLDQAMNEKFDVLDKARQLQSTNRLPVTLSMGVAVAENQTMAELGAQAQAGLDLALGRGGDQVAVQMNGKTQFFGGRAKAVEKHTRVKARVVAHAIREIMEGADEIYIMGHHNEDFDCFGAAMGVAKMARQLEKPYHIVLSDMNDGIDKFHDLLKDKEEYAGVFVHAEDIKGSTALNPVLIVVDTHIPHLVADPTLLERVHQVVVIDHHRRSENFIKSPLLVYIEPGASSTSELITELLMYFGEDIRLGRMDATALYSGIVVDTKNFAVQTGVRTFDAAAFLRRSGADPVMVRHLFRSDFDTTVALAKTKARAELFPGGLIVSTISERIPNIQVIAAQAADSLLRIENVRMSILIFQLTEDTVGLSARSTGELNVQVIMEAFGGGGHQNVAGAQVKDGDIEVIKAKVVEISEKYIEENDKDESDSAAGR; this is translated from the coding sequence ATGCCACGAAATCTTTCGGCGTGGATAGATTTATCGATACATTTGCTTATCATGCTGGTGCTTATCGGCGTGCTATCCTATTACAATTTTTACATTGCCGCCATTGCCGGTGTGGTATGGCTGGCGCTGGCTTCTTTCGCACGGGAACGGTGCGCGGACAGGTCCAGGCGCTTCGAGCGGTATTGCCGCAATGTAGTGCGCAATATCAATGAAATGCTCAATTATGCGGTGGATGAGCTGCCTCAGGCCATTATGATTGTCAATGAGGAAGGGCGCCTGCAGTGGTGCAATGACCGCATTACCGCATACTTAGGGGAAAAGCCCGAACAGGATACGGATGTGAAGGACATCTGGCCGGGCATCATCATTGCGCCGGTCTGGGGGCAGGAAGGCGAATACGTCTTTGCCCATGAGGACAGGTATTACCATGTGTTCTATCATCCGGTGAAGATGGCTCCGCGTCAGGAACCGCTGATGACCCTTTACATTCAGGATGTGACCAGCCACGAACAGCTCAAGAGTACCTATCAGCAGAGTCGTACGGTATTGGTTTACATTCAGATTGATAACTATGACGAGGTCATGCAGGGGCAGACGGAAGCTGAGCGCACATCGCTGCTTTTGGCCGTCAATCAGACCATTGATAAATGGATGAAGAATCTCGGCGGCTTTATGCGCCGTGTCAGCGAGGACTTGTATGTGGTGATTCTGACCCGTGAGGGGCTGGATCAGGCCATGAACGAGAAGTTCGATGTGCTGGATAAGGCGCGTCAGCTGCAGAGTACCAACCGTTTGCCGGTAACCCTGTCCATGGGTGTAGCTGTGGCGGAAAATCAGACCATGGCCGAGCTTGGGGCACAGGCGCAGGCCGGTTTGGATTTGGCTTTGGGCCGCGGCGGCGACCAGGTGGCCGTGCAGATGAACGGCAAGACCCAGTTCTTTGGCGGCCGGGCTAAGGCCGTGGAGAAGCATACCCGTGTCAAGGCGCGGGTGGTGGCTCATGCCATTCGGGAAATCATGGAAGGCGCCGACGAAATCTACATTATGGGGCACCATAATGAGGACTTTGACTGCTTCGGCGCAGCTATGGGCGTGGCCAAGATGGCCCGCCAGCTGGAAAAGCCTTATCATATCGTGCTGTCGGATATGAACGATGGTATTGACAAATTCCATGATTTGCTTAAAGATAAAGAGGAATACGCAGGCGTTTTCGTTCACGCCGAGGATATTAAGGGCAGCACCGCTCTTAACCCGGTGCTCATCGTGGTGGATACCCATATTCCCCATCTGGTGGCTGACCCCACTTTGCTGGAGCGGGTTCATCAGGTGGTGGTTATCGACCATCATCGCCGCAGCGAGAACTTCATCAAGAGCCCGCTGCTGGTTTACATCGAGCCAGGAGCCAGCTCCACGAGTGAGCTGATAACGGAGCTTCTGATGTACTTTGGCGAGGATATCCGGCTGGGACGAATGGATGCCACCGCCCTTTATTCCGGCATTGTGGTGGATACCAAGAATTTTGCGGTACAGACTGGCGTGCGAACCTTTGATGCGGCGGCCTTCCTGCGGCGCAGTGGGGCTGACCCGGTCATGGTGCGCCATCTCTTCCGCTCCGATTTTGATACTACGGTGGCTTTGGCTAAGACCAAGGCGCGGGCGGAACTCTTCCCCGGCGGGCTCATTGTGTCCACCATTTCCGAGCGTATCCCCAACATTCAGGTTATCGCAGCGCAGGCGGCGGACAGCTTGCTGCGCATTGAAAATGTGCGCATGAGCATCCTCATCTTCCAGTTGACGGAGGACACCGTCGGCCTCAGTGCCCGCTCCACTGGTGAACTCAACGTGCAGGTCATCATGGAAGCCTTCGGCGGCGGCGGCCATCAGAATGTGGCCGGAGCGCAGGTGAAGGACGGCGACATTGAGGTAATCAAGGCCAAGGTTGTTGAGATAAGCGAAAAATATATCGAGGAGAATGATAAAGATGAAAGTGATTCTGCAGCAGGACGTTAA